One window of Pyxicephalus adspersus chromosome 4, UCB_Pads_2.0, whole genome shotgun sequence genomic DNA carries:
- the PHC3 gene encoding polyhomeotic-like protein 3 isoform X6, producing the protein MQHKEWKHPKAGVSGDRQSVSPTSAHQQSSVPQPSLNPSSSPPPTQIISRSQTSSTTSSSITQKTMLLGSTSPTLSASQAQMYLRAQMLIFTPAATVAAVQSDIPVISSSTSSTSCQSSSTQVQNLTLRSPPILEISCPQSSPPKISNQDQPLAMCHKTTVTSSKALHADSTETMRKGESPASESRCTAVTRTASLHQLIAPVSYSSVQPHSLTKHPAIHLHPDPPKLPHHQMILQQQQQIQHRHQIQTITLHNPTLESPTSQHCVPMQSPSFLPLPSSAHSHLNTPEPTPPPPPSPTLSQSAQQSVVVSPAPAQSPCQSPTIIIHPQAIIHPQPPLLVQSSLPSRENSHLIQTTLHSASPMALPTYTPSAVTPGNQPGSSHQQTVAAAGPPLLSPITPTSQSSLQTVPQSSTSPPNLPTSPSAQLQALPIQSMQAISVQPEMLTPGQVLVQNALLTEEELPAAEALVQLPFQTLPPPQTVAVNLHIPPAQVEPPVVYQMENICSDEVPVVQQDCVRVITRTPTPPTLSPPALPVGSGEELPVDHILQGLPSAVSSVSASVIKSPSDSAYVSIPAPPLLLPAATTRSNSTQKPNSIPGLENKLPQAIVKPQILTHVIEGFVIQEGLEPFPVNRSSLLVEEPAKGQLPLDEQIMDIADMESDIQSTAKLPDNSELEDTEVEDLTAEAEGVDELECEMLECEFCGKTGYPNKFLRSKRFCSLSCSKRYNISGTKRLGHYKAEKSNRWNRKLEGNLGRRGRRPHSSGGSVRDHYLRQLPSAYLCSEEALEDFQEDSIPAPMTTRLRRQSEREQELRLLQTRHTPSPSLIPPDTQTEPSLWTVEDVWAFIHSLPGCHDIADEFRTQEIDGQALLLLKEDHLMSTMNIKLGPALKICARINSLKET; encoded by the exons GCAGGTGTGTCTGGCGACAGACAGTCTGTTTCCCCCACTTCAGCTCACCAGCAATCAAGTGTCCCCCAGCCATCT CTGAATCCATCGTCTTCACCTCCGCCTACCCAAATCATAAGCCGATCACAAACATCTAGTACTACAAGCAGCAGTATCACCCAAAAAACAATGTTACTGGGAAGTACATCGCCTACGCTAAGTGCAAGCCAGGCTCAGATGTACCTGCGAGCTCAAATG CTCATTTTTACTCCTGCTGCCACAGTTGCAGCTGTGCAGTCTGACATTCCAGTGATTTCATCATCAACATCTTCAACATCTTGTCAGTCATCATCTACTCAG GTACAGAATTTAACACTACGAAGCCCACCAATACTGGAAATATCATGTCCACAAAGCAGTCCACCAAAAATTAGTAACCAAGACCAACCACTGGCTATGTGTCACAAAACTACTGTAACCAGTTCCAAAGCTCTGCATGCTGATTCTACTGAGACAATGCGTAAAGGAGAAAGCCCTGCTTCAGAGTCTCGTTGTACAGCGGTAACACGCACAGCAAGCTTACATCAGCTGATAGCTCCAG tatcATATTCTTCAGTTCAGCCACATTCTCTAACTAAGCACCCCGCTATCCATCTACACCCAGATCCACCAAAGCTACCGCATCATCAAATGATAttgcaacagcagcagcagataCAGCATCGACATCAGATTCAGACTATTACATTACATAACCCAACATTAGAGTCTCCAACATCCCAGCACTGTGTGCCAATGCAGAGCCCATCATTTCTACCACTTCCCAGCAGCGCTCATTCACATCTCAATACTCCTGAAccaactcctcctcctcctccatcgcCCACTCTGTCACAGTCCGCCCAGCAGTCTGTGGTAGTGTCTCCAGCACCAGCACAGTCTCCATGTCAGTCACCCACTATCATTATCCACCCGCAGGCCATTATTCATCCACAGCCACCGCTTCTTGTGCAATCATCTCTACCATCTAGAGAAAATTCACATCTCATACAGACCACACTGCATTCAGCATCCCCAATGGCTCTTCCTACCTATACTCCATCTGCCGTAACCCCAGGAAACCAGCCTGGATCATCACATCAACAAACTGTTGCagcagctggcccgccattatTGTCACCTATAACACCAACCAGTCAGTCATCACTCCAAACTGTTCCTCAATCATCGACATCACCTCCTAATTTACCCACGTCCCCTTCTGCCCAGCTGCAAGCCTTGCCAATCCAATCTATGCAAGCAATATCTGTGCAGCCCGAGATGTTAACCCCAGGCCAAGTTCTGGTGCAGAATGCTTTGCTCACTGAAGAAGAACTTCCTGCAGCAGAAGCACTTGTTCAGCTGCCATTCcagacacttcccccacctcagaCTGTTGCAGTTAACCTTCACATACCACCAGCACAAGTGGAGCCACCAGTG GTTTATCAAATGGAGAATATTTGCTCAGATGAAGTACCAGTGGTGCAGCAAGACTGTGTTCGCGTCATTACACGGACCCCTACTCCTCCAACACTCTCTCCCCCAGCACTTCCCGTAGGAAGTGGAGAAGAGCTTCCCGTAGATCATATCTTGCAAG gtctccCAAGTGCGGTATCTTCAGTGAGTGCCTCAGTAATAAAGTCACCTTCAGACTCCGCATATGTCTCCATACCAGCACCTCCTCTTCTTTTACCAGCTGCAACTACAAGAAGCAATAGTACACAGAAACCTAACAGCATTCCAGGTCTGGAAAACAAGCTTCCCCAAGCCATAGTGAAGCCGCAGATCCTAACTCATGTCATTGAAGGATTTGTCATTCAGGAAGGCCTAGAACCATTTCCT GTTAATCGGTCTTCCCTCCTGGTGGAGGAACCTGCCAAAGGCCAGTTGCCATTGGATGAGCAGATAATGGATATAGCTGATATGGAGTCTGACATTCAGAGCACAGCTAAACTTCCTGACAACTCTGAGCTGGAAGACACTGAGGTGGAAGATCTGACTGCTGAGG cagaaGGTGTGGATGAACTAGAATGCGAGATGTTGGAGTGTGAATTTTGTGGGAAAACAGGATATCCAAACAAGTTCTTGAGGTCAAAGAGGTTCTGCTCGCTATCATGCTCAAAAAG GTACAATATCAGTGGAACAAAGCGTCTTGGACATTACAAGGCTGAAAAAAGCAACAGATGGAATAGAAAGTTGGAAGGAAATTTAGGGAGGCGTGGTAGGCGTCCACACAGCTCTGGAGGGTCAGTTCGAGACCACTACTTAAGACAG CTGCCCAGTGCATATTTATGTAGTGAAGAAGCCTTAGAGGATTTCCAAGAGGATTCTATCCCAGCACCTATGACCACACGGCTGCGTCGACAGAGTGAGAGAGAGCAAGAATTACGCCTCCTTCAAACAAGACATACACCCTCACCATCTTTGATTCCACCAGATACCCAAACAGAGCCGTCTCTATGGACAGTTGAAGACGTATGGGCTTTCATACATTCTTTACCAG gatgcCATGACATCGCTGATGAGTTTAGGACACAAGAGATTGATGGACAAGCACTTCTGTTACTGAAGGAAGACCATCTTATGAGCACCATGAATATTAAGCTAGGACCAGCTCTGAAGATCTGTGCTCGTATTAATTCATTAAAGGAAACATAG